The Natrarchaeobaculum sulfurireducens genome segment AGTTCTACAACCGGTTAGCTCGAAAGAAGAACTCGAAAACAGCGATTGTCGCAACCGCCCGGAAGCTGCTGGTTTCAATGTATCATATGCTGGACCGTGAGGAGGTGTACGATCCACCAGGGGTGAGTGCCTGAGCGCCGCCAGGGCGGCGCTCATTGGCCGGCTGGTGGCAGCGTGAGCAACTGCCCTCGCAAACAAGAAGTCCCCCGCCTGATGGCTGTTTCAGTAGCTATCGGTTCGCCGGTTGTCGATTCTACGCCAGAAAACTATAGGAAGTCCTTGTCGCCCGAAGAATTATCTTGGCAAACGTGGTTTGGTCAGTCAGCAGAATTTCCATAGGTGGATACATCACAAACTCGGTCGCGAGCGAGTCAGCCCACCACGTCGCTACTGCTTTCGATGGGTCGTTTCCGTGTTGGATGTTCGCGAAGACAACGCAATCTTCTCCAAGCTGGCCTTGTGCGTGGGTAATTCGATGCTCGACGATACGCTTTGCGAGCCCTCGGCCTCGAAAATCAGGGTGGACCGCAAGCGCGTTTAACAACGCGCTCGGTCGGATCTCGCCATCGAATCGGGCTTCCGTATTCGAGACGAAGCCGACTCCGGCAAGCCGGCCGTCATCAGTTTCTGCAACGAATCCTGTCGTCTCTGGACGCAGTCCGACGTAGACCTCGTATGGATCGTACTCGAATTGTGGCGCAAAACTGACTGCGCCCCCATCCGGACTGTTAGTAAACAGGGTCCCGATCGACTCCCCG includes the following:
- a CDS encoding GNAT family N-acetyltransferase, giving the protein MQLNTDSADGVRIRTATPDDGESIGTLFTNSPDGGAVSFAPQFEYDPYEVYVGLRPETTGFVAETDDGRLAGVGFVSNTEARFDGEIRPSALLNALAVHPDFRGRGLAKRIVEHRITHAQGQLGEDCVVFANIQHGNDPSKAVATWWADSLATEFVMYPPMEILLTDQTTFAKIILRATRTSYSFLA